From the Bacillus sp. FJAT-22090 genome, the window AGTCATTAATATTTAAGCGAAGTACAGGGCAGCCATTAAAAGAGTCAATCCATTTTTCATAACGACCATGCATTTCCTCCCAATAAGCAATTGGTGTTTGCTGCTCCATTGGTCGACCTCTGTCATGAATACGATCAATAATATTATCTAATGTTCCTTCTAAATAAATAAGCAAATTAGGATGTGGGAAATATGGTGTCATAACCATTGCTTCAAACAAACTAGTATATGTTTCGTGATCTACAGGATCCATCGTTCCCTTTTCTTTATGCATTTGTGCAAATATTCCAGTGTCTTCATAAATGGAGCGATCTTGGATAAATCCCCCGCCATACTCAAACATTCTCTTTTGCTCTTTAAAACGCTCTGCTAAAAAGTAAATTTGTAAATGAAAGCTCCATTTTGAAAAATCATTATAAAAACGATCTAAATAAGGATTTGAATCTACCTTTTCAAAGGATGTTTTAAAATGAAGGGCATCCGCAAGTGCTTTTGTCATCGTAGATTTCCCTACTCCAACTGTTCCAGCAATCGTAATAACCGCATTAGAAGGGATACCATACTTCTCTCTTAAATTCATACTTAAAAACTCCTTCTATGTAATGTTGCATCTACTTTATCTAAAATTGTTTGCAAGTCTTGTCCATTTTGAACAAAATCTAATTCATCTCCGTTAAATCGAAGAACTGGTACTTCTGGATGTTTTTTTTCAAAATGATCAATAAATACACGATAATCGGATGCAAGCTGCTCCAAATAATCCGGACTGATCTTTTTCTCAAAATCTCTACCACGTAAGTCAATGCGTTCCATTAATACATCTAGGCTAGCATCCAAATAAATTACCATATTTGGGACAGGCATATCATTTATTAATATTTTGTATACTTCTTCATACTTTTTATATTCTACTTCATTCAACGAGCGTTTAGCGAAAATTAAATTTTTAAAAATATGGTAATCAGCTGTTACTGCTTTAGATTTGGAAAGGTAATTCTTCTGGATATCGCTTAATTGTTTATATCGATTGCATAAAAAGAACATTTCCGTTTGGAAGCTCCACTCCGCAATATTTTCATAAAACTTATCTAAAAAAGGATTTTCATCCACAATCTCTTTAAGTAATTCAAATTGATAGTTGGCAGCAATAGCTTTTGCTAAGGAGGTCTTTCCAACCCCTATAGGACCTTCTACCGTTATAAATGGAATGGACATAGCTTTAACCTCACTCTAATATTCAAGTCGTGCCCTTTATTTTATCATAGCTAGAAAACGAAAAACAGAGCAAATCCACCTTTCTAAAAGAAAGGCAAATTTGCTCTACTTTTTTCTCACACGAAACATTTCGTTGAGTAAATACCAATTTTGAGGAAAATCAAAACCACTATGCCAATAGGAGATTCCTAAAAGCCCCAACTCTTTTAAAAGATTAAATTTTGCCTGTATGGAACGTGCATCCTCAAACCACACCTCATGCTCTATACCATCTCTCCAGTAATGAAAAAAAGGCGCTTGTGCAGTTTGGTCATATTCAATCGCAGCATTTCGTTCCTTTGCTAATTGAATAGCCTGCTGAGGGCTAATAGCTCTAGCAAAAGGATTCCCTGGTTTATAAGGAAGTGTCCAATCATACCCATATAAATTTTGTCCCATTAATATCTTCATGGGAACAATTTCCGTCCTTGCATATTCTAACACTTGACGAACTGGACCAATTGGGGAAACTGCCATTGGTGGTCCACCACTGTAGCCCCATTCATAGGTCATAATTACAATAAAATCTAATACCTCACCAAGTGCTTTATAGTCAAAACCTTCATACCATTTCCCAGCTTGCTCAGCACTCGTCTTAGGAGGAACACTTGCGGATATTGTAAATCCTTCCGCATACTCCTTTAAATCCTTTATAAAATTCACATAGTTTTCTCTGTCTTCCGCAGCGATATATTCGAAATCTAAATGAATATGTTTATTTCCTCTTTTGTTTGCTTCAGCTACTGCTTGCTCAAATACTTTTTGTTTGACTTGTTCATCTGTAAAAATAGTATGGGCTAGTGATGCATTAAACGCTCCATCTTCAATATTCGCTAACACAATGGCAGATTCTACCTGGTTTCTTTGCGCTACTTCCTGTAACGTCCCCCAATTCATGGGAGTCAAGGATCCATCACGCAACACCTCATAAGCAAAAGGCATCATATAAGTTAAATTAGGTGCCGCTTTTTCTACTTGCTCGATTACACGCGAGGATGGAACTTCGGTGAACCACTCTACATATAGATTAGATTCAACGAATGGTCTTTCAGGACTTGGTGTAGATGGAATAACTAGCGCTTGACCTAAGACCAATACATCTGGATCTGGCAGCTCGTTTATAGAGGCAAGCGTTGAAGTATTTGTACCGAACTGCTTTGCAATAGAGTATAAACTATCCCCTTTTTTCACTACATAAATCAATCGATCACTCCTTCAGAATAGAATATGCAATATGTAAATAAAACATGCTACACTATGCAAAAGGGGTTGATTCTAATTGGATGAACACTATATGAATTTAGCGATAGCAGAGGCTAAAAAAGCAGCAGAAATCGGTGAAGTACCAATTGGGGCTGTCATTGTATATAAAGAAGAAGTGATTGCCCAGGCTTTTAACTTAAGAGAAACTACCCAAAATGCAACTACACATGCAGAGCTACTAGCGATTCAAGAGGCGTGTAAAAAAATAGGCAGTTGGAGATTAGAAGAAACAACCTTATACGTCACACTGGAGCCTTGCCCTATGTGTGCAGGAGCTATTTTACAATCCCGTATTCCACGTGTTGTCTATGGAGCTAGAGATGCTAAAGCCGGTTGTGTAGACTCGCTCTATCATCTTTTAAAGGACAGTAGGTTTAATCATATGTGTGACGTGACAGAAGGCATTTTAGCAGAAGAATGTGGGGCCATGCTTACTCAATTTTTTCGCAATTTACGAGAACAAAAAAAGAACCAGAAACGTGGCTTATAAATGCGTTTCTGGTTCCCTCCAACATTATTGAATCCAACTATTATTTAATTACAGATTTTCCACCCATGTATGGACGTAAAACTTCTGGAACTACTACAGTACCATCAGCTTGCTGATAGTTTTCTAAAATTGCTGCTACTGTACGTCCAAGTGCAAGTCCACTACCGTTCAATGTGTGTACATATTCTGGTTTTCCACCCGCTTCTCTTCTAAAACGAATGCCTGCACGACGAGCTTGAAAATCCTCAAAATTACTACAAGAAGAAATTTCTTTATACTCCCCGTAGCTCGGTAACCAAACTTCTAAATCATATTTTTTCGCTGCAGTAAAGCCTAAATCCGCAGTACACATATGAAGCACTCGATATGGGAGTCCTAAAAGTTGTAACACTTTTTCTGCATGCCCTGTTAAAAGCTCTAATTGTTCATATGATTCTTCCGGCTTAACAAAACGAACAAGTTCTACTTTATTAAACTGATGTTGACGTATCAAACCACGAGTATCACGACCTGCAGATCCCGCCTCAGAACGGAAGCAAGCACTAAAAGCAGTGAATGCTTGTGGAAGTTCTGCTCCATCTAAAATCTCATCACGATAGAAATTGGTTACTGGCACTTCTGCCGTTGGAATTAAGAAATAATCTTCTTCTCCTATTAAAAACGCATCCTCTTCAAACTTCGGAAGTTGACCTGTACCTGTTAAACTTGTGCGATTTGCCAAGTATGGAGGTAACATTTCTTCATATCCATGCTCTTCAGCATGTAAATCCATCATAAAGTTTATCAATGCACGTTCAAGTCTTGCACCCAATCCTCGGTAGAAAGCAAATCGGCTTCCTGTCACTTTCGCAGCACGCTCAAAATCTACTATTTTTAAATCTGTTGCAATATCCCAATGGGCTTTAGTTTCAAAATCGAATGAAGGAACTTCTCCCCATTTACGGATTTCCACATTATCATCTTCTGAGTCACCGATTGGCACACTTTCATGAGGAATATTTGGAACTCGCATCATCATATATTCAAATTTTTCTTCCACATCTCTTAACTCATCATCTAGTACTTTAATTTCATCGCCAACTTCGCGCATACGTGCAATTAGATCATCCGCATTTTCTTTATTTCGTTTCATCTCAGAGATTTTTTGAGAAAACTCATTTCTTTCTGCTTTTAACACTTCTGTTTTTGCAATTAATTCTCTACGTTTTTGATCTAATGGTAGGAACTGATCAAATTCGGATATCTCTTCCCCACGCTTAGCAAGCTTAACTTTCACTTCTTCATAATGGTCACGTACAAATTTTACGTCTAACATATGAGTTTCCTCCTCTATTTTAATCAAATTCTCATTTGGGAATCTTTAACCTTATTCATTAAGTGCTCATATATGTAGCAAATAAGGTTAAAAACGACAAAAAAGCCCTCATCCCAAAAAAGGGACGAGAGCATACCCGCGTTGCCACCCTGATTGATTCAGTAAAAAACTGAATCCACTTGTTCCATAACGGCTTTTTCAACCGGACACGACCTACTTAACTTTCAATCGCGCAACTCAAAGGACGGATTCACAAGTGTTTATATCAGCTTACACCAGCCGCTGACTCTCTATAAAAAACGTGCTTGTTACTACTTCCTATCATCGTTTTTAGATTCATGAAATTACTCATACTTTACTATATATTTACTGTTAATGCAAGCGAATCCTCGACCATTTCAGTAAAATACGCGGTAATTCGATGATCTGCTGTCAGTTCAGGGTGAAAGGAGCATCCGAGCAAATAACCTTGTCTCGCCATAACAATTTTTCCTTCAAAGCGAGCAAGTACCTCAACATCTTCACCAACTCCCACAATATGAGGGGCTCGAATAAATACAGCTGGGAAATCCTCTGCAATATCTTTAATCGCTAAACTCGTTTCAAAGCTATCCACTTGGCGACCAAAAGAATTACGTTCTACTTTTGCATCTAGAACACTAATATGTGAAAAATCATAACCAACAAGTTTTTTTGCTAATAGTATTAATCCTGCACAAGTTCCAAACATCGGCTTTCCTGCAGCCGCAAATTGTTGGAGAGGCTCCAACATCTCAAATCGATCAATTAGTTTTCGCATCGCTGTGCTTTCTCCACCTGGAAGGATTAATCCATCCACTAAAGCTAAATCACTTTTGCTTTTTACTGTGATAGCCTGAGCTCCACATGCTTCTATGGAACGAATATGTTCACTTACTGCTCCTTGAAGAGCTAATACGCCTATCTTTGCCATGTTACCACCCTCTATCTTGCATACGATCTTGGGCAGATAAACGAGAAATTTCAATTCCCTTCATCGGAATTCCTAGGTCTTTTGATATTTCTACGAGTAATTTGTAGTCTTGGTAATGTGTTGTTGCTTCTACGATTGCTTTTGCAAATTTCTCAGGGTTTTCTGATTTGAAGATTCCTGATCCAACAAATACACCATCTGCTCCAAGCTCCATCATTAATGCTGCATCCGCTGGTGTGGCTACTCCACCAGCTGCAAAATTTACAACCGGTAATTTACCATTATGTTTGATTTGCAATAAAACATCATATGGTGCTCCTAAAATTTTTGCTTCTGTCATTAATTCATCCTCGTTCATATGAACAATTTTACGTACATGCGCATTTACTTTACGTAAATGACGAACAGCTTCTACAATATTCCCTGTTCCAGGTTCCCCTTTTGTACGAAGCATAGAAGCTCCTTCTCCGATACGACGAGCTGCTTCCCCTAAATCCTTACATCCGCAAACGAATGGTACTGTGAATTCGCTTTTACGTAAGTGATACTCTTCATCTGCAGGAGTTAAAACTTCAGACTCGTCGATGTAGTCAACACCCATTGCTTCTAAAATTCTTGCTTCTGTAATATGGCCAATACGTGCTTTCGCCATAACTGGAATTGTTACTGCTCCCATTACTTCTTCCATTATGCGTGGATCTGCCATACGAGCAACACCACCTGCTGCGCGAATATCAGATGGTACACGTTCTAATGCCATTACTGCTACTGCACCAGCAGCTTCTGCAATTTTTGCTTGCTCAGCATTGATAACGTCCATAATAACGCCACCTTTTTGCATTTCTGCCATTCCACGTTTTACTCTCTCTGTACCAGTTAAATTTGTAGTCATAAATTTTTCCCTCCATATTCTTTATGAAGTTTAGTATAATAAAAGATGACCATTTGAAAAGTACCAGAAATCAGAAATACAGAGTGGTCAGATTGGTGATGAAAAATGGACTATCTAATGTTTCAACTAGAAAAAGAAGCCCAAACTCCTTTATACGAACAACTTTACAATGAAATTAAAGATGCAATAATTGAGGGAAAAATAGAAGAAGGAGAAAAACTTCCTTCCAAAAGAAAACTTGCAGAATATTTGGCTGTTAGTCAAACTACAATTGAATTTGCGTATAGTCAACTTGTAGCAGAGGGTTTTATTAGTTCAGAAGCTAGAAAGGGATTTTTTGTTCAAAGCTTAGAAGAATTAGCTTTGATTGAACAAGATTTACCATTGATGGCACGAGAAATAAGCGACACCGACCATGTAATGATAGATTTTTCACCCGGTAAAATTGATACAGATTCTTTTCCATTTACTACATGGAGGAAATTTACGAAGGAAACCATTAACGAGGCAAATAAAGATTTTCTTCAACTTGGGCATCCTCAAGGAGATTATGTTTTACGGCAACATATTTCCTCTTATTTATACCAATCACGTGGCGTTAAATGTAAACCTGAACAAATTATTCTTGGTTCCGGAACAGAGCAAATAATGCCGTTAATTATCCGTTTACTAGGCAAAGAAGCTGTTTATGGTATTGAAAATCCGGGTTATCCACTCACCCATCATTTATTTTTAGATGATAGAAAAAAATCATTGCCTATTCCTGTTGATATGGACGGAGTAATAGTGTCGGAACTTGAAAAAACTAGAGCTACCGTCATGTATGTAACTCCTTCACACCAGTTTCCAACAGGTGCTGTACTTTCTGCTACGCGTAGGAGCCAGCTTTTATCCTGGGCTTATCAACAAGAGAATAGATATATTATTGAAGATGACTATGACAGTGAGTTTAGATACACAGGTAGACCTATTCCTTCTTTACAGGGACTTGATCAAAATCAGCGTGTCATTTATTTAAGTACGTTTTCCAAATCCTTAATGCCATCGCTGCGAATTGCATATGCCGTATTACCAGAAGCTCTGATCATGCAATATAAGCAAAAATTCTCTTATTATGCAGCAACCGTACCTCGAATTGATCAGCATGTATTAGCAAAATTCATGGAGTCAGGTCATTTTGCCAAGCATTTAAATAAAATGAGAAAAATCTATAAACGAAAACTAGAAATGGTAACGAAAACAATTGCTAAATATAATCCTACTGTTACGATTTCAGGCGAGCAGGCAGGCATGCATATATTATTAACTATTCATACATCTAAAAAAGAAGAGGAACTAGTTTTACTTGCAAAGAATTCGGGTATACGTGTATATGGCCTTCGTGAGTATGCAACGGAGGATACAGATGTTGCTACAGATCCCAAAATTGTTTTAGGCTTTGGAGGAATTGATGTCCTGGAAATTCCCTCTTCCATAAATGCTTTAATGAATGCTTGGGATATAAAAAAACACCGTGAACGCAATTAAGCGCACGGTGTTTTGATATTAAAATAATCCGCCAACAAAATCAGTTGTACTATTCCATAAATTACCGAAGAATTTACCGATTCCTTGGAACATTAAACTAATCCAGCTAGCACGTTCTACTGATTCTGTAGTAACTACATCTACTTCAGCTGCTTTATCTGTGATATAACCGTAATCAGAGCCTTCCGTTTTCTCCAAATGAACTTTACCTACGACTGTACCTTCTTTAACGTCTGCCTCTAAGTTTTTCTTATCAGGTGTAAAAACAGGCTTGTACATGTCTTTTTCACTTGTTTTAATAACCATAGAAATTGGATCTTTTACAGAAATTGCAACGGAATCTTCTTTACCTTTTATAACAGGTAATGTTTTATTTTTAGGAATTTTGTATCCTGCAGGAACTATTTCTACTTTAGAAAATTGTGCAAATCCATAGTCAAACAATGCTCTTGTTGCATCAAATCGAGCTTTATATGTACCTGCTCCATTCGCATCTACAGCTTTCATAACAACTGCAATCACACGCATTCCATTTTTTTGAGCAGTTCCAGTAAAGGAATGACCGGCAAAATTGGTTGTTCCAGTTTTTAATCCATCTACACCTTCGTATTCATACACTAATCCTGGTAACATCCAGTTCCAGTTACTCATTTCAATTGCATCAGAAGTGCCTTCACGAAATGTTTTTTTAGGGATTTTAGTTGTTTCTAATACTTCGGGATAATCTTTCATTAAATTGTACGCAAGAATGGCAACTGATTTAGCGGGCATAACATTTTCATCAGAAGCACCTGTGCTTGCTGGGTGCATCCCTTGTAAATCCTCATTATTCAAACCTGTTGAATTGACAAACTTATATCCTTCTAAGCCCATTTCTTCTGCTTTTTCATTCATCAGCTTCACAAAGTTCTCTTCTGTCCCAGCGATTGTCTCTGCTATTGCAATAGTAGCTGCATTGGCAGAATAAATAGCCATCGCTTCATAAAGTTCTTGAATAGAATAGCTACCATCTTGACGAAGAGGTACGTTACTTAAACGGCGATCCTGAGAGATTTTGTATGTATAATCTGTCACTGAATATTGTTGATCCCAAGAAATCTTTCCTTCTTCAATTGCTTCGAATAACAAATACTCTGTCATCATTTTAGTCATACTAGCAATACCTAATGGTGACTCTGAATTTTTCTCATATAAAATTTTTCCTGTATCTGCATCAATTAAAATTGCAGCATCGACATATAAATTCAAACTATCCTCTGCTTTTGTTTCGACCGGTGCTCCACATATAACTGATACTAAAAACATAGGAAGTATTAGCCATTTTATCATTGATGTCATCCAAACTTTCTTCACTACTGTACCTCCACTAAAAGTTTTTTCAATGCTCATTTTAACACATTTTTTTGCTTAATAGCACTTTACATATAAAAAGCACCCATTCTGCCTAGATAAAGACGATAAATGGGTGCTAAAGTTTCTTTCATACATTACTTATGAAATAGAATAGTTAGGTGCTTCTTTCGTTATTTGAACATCATGCGGATGGCTTTCACGTAATCCTGCACCAGTCATGCGAATAAATTGAGCATTTTCACGTAAGTCTTGTAAGTCTTTCGTTCCACAGTAACCCATGCCTGCTCTCACTCCACCAAGTAATTGATGTACAGTATCAGATAGCGGTCCTTTGTAAGGAAGACGACCTTCAATTCCTTCTGGTACTAATTTCTTTGCATCCTCTTGGAAGTAACGGTCTTTTGAACCTTTTTCCATTGCACCAATTGAACCCATTCCTCGGTACACTTTAAAACGTCTACCTTGGAAAATTTCTGTTTCACCTGGGCTTTCAGTTGTACCAGCTAGTAAACTTCCTAGCATAACAACATGTCCACCTGCTGCAAGTGCTTTAATAATATCTCCAGAGAATTTAATACCACCATCTGCAATAATAGTCTTACCTACTTTTCTAGCTTCAGTCGCACAATCATATACTGCAGTAATCTGAGGAACCCCAACACCTGCAACAACACGAGTAGTACAAATAGAACCAGGTCCAATCCCCACTTTTACTACATCTGCTCCTGCTTCAAATAGAGCACGTGTAGCTTCGCCCGTAGCTACATTTCCAGCCACAATATCTAAATCTGGGTATGCTTCACGAATACTCTTCACCGTATCCATTACACCTTGAGAATGACCATGAGCAGTATCAATTACGATAATATCTACATGTGCTTTCACAAGCTTTTCTACACGCATCATTGTATCTTTTGTAACCCCAACAGCCGCGCCTACTAATAAGCGACCATGTTGATCTTTTGCAGCATTCGGGAATTCAATTACTTTTTCAATATCTTTTATAGTAATTAAACCTTTAAGAATTCCATTTTCATCTACTATAGGTAATTTTTCAATTTTATATTGTTGTAAAATTTTCTCTGCATCTTCAAGAGTTGTCCCAACAGGTGCAGTTACTAATTGCTCTTTTGTCATAACTTCATCAATGATTAAAGAATAATCTTGAATAAAACGCAAATCACGGTTTGTAATGATTCCAACAAGTTTTTGTTCTTCTTCATTATTTACAATCGGAACACCGGATATTCTATATTTCCCCATTAAATGTTCTGCATCATAAACTTGATGGGTTGGAGTTAAGAAGAATGGATCTGTTATAACACCATTTTCAGAACGTTTAACTGTTTCCACTTGTTCCGCTTGTTCTTCTATGGACATATTTTTATGAATTATTCCTAATCCACCTTGTCGAGCCATTGCAATAGCCATTTTAGCTTCTGTGACAGTATCCATACCTGCGCTAATTATAGGTATATTCAACTTAATCTTTGATGTTAATTGAACAGATAAATTCACATCTTTTGGCAATACTTCCGACTGTGCTGGAACTAGTAGTACATCATCAAACGTTAGACCTTCTTTTTGAAATTTAGTATCCCACATTTCTCTAATTTCCTCCTCTGTTAAATGAATATTATTGTAAGGTTATCAGCGCCCAAGCACACTGTCAAGATTCCTAGAATAAAACAATAATTCCGATTTTTCTTTTAAAATTAGATATTGTTACTTTATTCCATATTATTCTAAGAAAACATAGGTAATCTCTACAATCATGCCGATTCTTCAGCATAAGTTTATCCAGTAAAAGGAAGTCAGATACTTATAAAAACTCGAAATTATTTGAGTACCTGAGTGACGATTTGAAATTAGATATGGGAGGCTAGTTTGCCTATTAGAGCAACCAAATGAGTCGTATAAGCGACTAAGGAGAATCTAAAAGCAATCAATTAGATAATGAAAGCGACCATTTCTCACAATAAAGAGTTCAGTTTCTCTGAGATGACCCATTTTTTCTTCTGTACTACGTTTATAAGACTATCTTCCAAGTTTATCTACAATTCTTTGCCTTCGGCTTTTTTCTAGTACAACAAAAAAAGCCGTCACCGAATACTCGGTGACGACTTTTCTAATGCCCAGCGACGTCCTACTCTCACAGGGGGAGACCCCCAACTACCATCGGCGCGCGAGCTTCACTTCCGTGTTCGGGCT encodes:
- a CDS encoding deoxynucleoside kinase, coding for MNLREKYGIPSNAVITIAGTVGVGKSTMTKALADALHFKTSFEKVDSNPYLDRFYNDFSKWSFHLQIYFLAERFKEQKRMFEYGGGFIQDRSIYEDTGIFAQMHKEKGTMDPVDHETYTSLFEAMVMTPYFPHPNLLIYLEGTLDNIIDRIHDRGRPMEQQTPIAYWEEMHGRYEKWIDSFNGCPVLRLNINDYDIIENPDSVEAIVERIGHFMEQTEALRK
- a CDS encoding deoxynucleoside kinase yields the protein MSIPFITVEGPIGVGKTSLAKAIAANYQFELLKEIVDENPFLDKFYENIAEWSFQTEMFFLCNRYKQLSDIQKNYLSKSKAVTADYHIFKNLIFAKRSLNEVEYKKYEEVYKILINDMPVPNMVIYLDASLDVLMERIDLRGRDFEKKISPDYLEQLASDYRVFIDHFEKKHPEVPVLRFNGDELDFVQNGQDLQTILDKVDATLHRRSF
- a CDS encoding glycosyl hydrolase family 18 protein, whose product is MIYVVKKGDSLYSIAKQFGTNTSTLASINELPDPDVLVLGQALVIPSTPSPERPFVESNLYVEWFTEVPSSRVIEQVEKAAPNLTYMMPFAYEVLRDGSLTPMNWGTLQEVAQRNQVESAIVLANIEDGAFNASLAHTIFTDEQVKQKVFEQAVAEANKRGNKHIHLDFEYIAAEDRENYVNFIKDLKEYAEGFTISASVPPKTSAEQAGKWYEGFDYKALGEVLDFIVIMTYEWGYSGGPPMAVSPIGPVRQVLEYARTEIVPMKILMGQNLYGYDWTLPYKPGNPFARAISPQQAIQLAKERNAAIEYDQTAQAPFFHYWRDGIEHEVWFEDARSIQAKFNLLKELGLLGISYWHSGFDFPQNWYLLNEMFRVRKK
- the tadA gene encoding tRNA adenosine(34) deaminase TadA; the protein is MNLAIAEAKKAAEIGEVPIGAVIVYKEEVIAQAFNLRETTQNATTHAELLAIQEACKKIGSWRLEETTLYVTLEPCPMCAGAILQSRIPRVVYGARDAKAGCVDSLYHLLKDSRFNHMCDVTEGILAEECGAMLTQFFRNLREQKKNQKRGL
- the serS gene encoding serine--tRNA ligase, which encodes MLDVKFVRDHYEEVKVKLAKRGEEISEFDQFLPLDQKRRELIAKTEVLKAERNEFSQKISEMKRNKENADDLIARMREVGDEIKVLDDELRDVEEKFEYMMMRVPNIPHESVPIGDSEDDNVEIRKWGEVPSFDFETKAHWDIATDLKIVDFERAAKVTGSRFAFYRGLGARLERALINFMMDLHAEEHGYEEMLPPYLANRTSLTGTGQLPKFEEDAFLIGEEDYFLIPTAEVPVTNFYRDEILDGAELPQAFTAFSACFRSEAGSAGRDTRGLIRQHQFNKVELVRFVKPEESYEQLELLTGHAEKVLQLLGLPYRVLHMCTADLGFTAAKKYDLEVWLPSYGEYKEISSCSNFEDFQARRAGIRFRREAGGKPEYVHTLNGSGLALGRTVAAILENYQQADGTVVVPEVLRPYMGGKSVIK
- the pdxT gene encoding pyridoxal 5'-phosphate synthase glutaminase subunit PdxT, with amino-acid sequence MAKIGVLALQGAVSEHIRSIEACGAQAITVKSKSDLALVDGLILPGGESTAMRKLIDRFEMLEPLQQFAAAGKPMFGTCAGLILLAKKLVGYDFSHISVLDAKVERNSFGRQVDSFETSLAIKDIAEDFPAVFIRAPHIVGVGEDVEVLARFEGKIVMARQGYLLGCSFHPELTADHRITAYFTEMVEDSLALTVNI
- the pdxS gene encoding pyridoxal 5'-phosphate synthase lyase subunit PdxS; translation: MTTNLTGTERVKRGMAEMQKGGVIMDVINAEQAKIAEAAGAVAVMALERVPSDIRAAGGVARMADPRIMEEVMGAVTIPVMAKARIGHITEARILEAMGVDYIDESEVLTPADEEYHLRKSEFTVPFVCGCKDLGEAARRIGEGASMLRTKGEPGTGNIVEAVRHLRKVNAHVRKIVHMNEDELMTEAKILGAPYDVLLQIKHNGKLPVVNFAAGGVATPADAALMMELGADGVFVGSGIFKSENPEKFAKAIVEATTHYQDYKLLVEISKDLGIPMKGIEISRLSAQDRMQDRGW
- the pdxR gene encoding MocR-like pyridoxine biosynthesis transcription factor PdxR — encoded protein: MDYLMFQLEKEAQTPLYEQLYNEIKDAIIEGKIEEGEKLPSKRKLAEYLAVSQTTIEFAYSQLVAEGFISSEARKGFFVQSLEELALIEQDLPLMAREISDTDHVMIDFSPGKIDTDSFPFTTWRKFTKETINEANKDFLQLGHPQGDYVLRQHISSYLYQSRGVKCKPEQIILGSGTEQIMPLIIRLLGKEAVYGIENPGYPLTHHLFLDDRKKSLPIPVDMDGVIVSELEKTRATVMYVTPSHQFPTGAVLSATRRSQLLSWAYQQENRYIIEDDYDSEFRYTGRPIPSLQGLDQNQRVIYLSTFSKSLMPSLRIAYAVLPEALIMQYKQKFSYYAATVPRIDQHVLAKFMESGHFAKHLNKMRKIYKRKLEMVTKTIAKYNPTVTISGEQAGMHILLTIHTSKKEEELVLLAKNSGIRVYGLREYATEDTDVATDPKIVLGFGGIDVLEIPSSINALMNAWDIKKHRERN
- a CDS encoding serine hydrolase — translated: MKKVWMTSMIKWLILPMFLVSVICGAPVETKAEDSLNLYVDAAILIDADTGKILYEKNSESPLGIASMTKMMTEYLLFEAIEEGKISWDQQYSVTDYTYKISQDRRLSNVPLRQDGSYSIQELYEAMAIYSANAATIAIAETIAGTEENFVKLMNEKAEEMGLEGYKFVNSTGLNNEDLQGMHPASTGASDENVMPAKSVAILAYNLMKDYPEVLETTKIPKKTFREGTSDAIEMSNWNWMLPGLVYEYEGVDGLKTGTTNFAGHSFTGTAQKNGMRVIAVVMKAVDANGAGTYKARFDATRALFDYGFAQFSKVEIVPAGYKIPKNKTLPVIKGKEDSVAISVKDPISMVIKTSEKDMYKPVFTPDKKNLEADVKEGTVVGKVHLEKTEGSDYGYITDKAAEVDVVTTESVERASWISLMFQGIGKFFGNLWNSTTDFVGGLF
- the guaB gene encoding IMP dehydrogenase, with product MWDTKFQKEGLTFDDVLLVPAQSEVLPKDVNLSVQLTSKIKLNIPIISAGMDTVTEAKMAIAMARQGGLGIIHKNMSIEEQAEQVETVKRSENGVITDPFFLTPTHQVYDAEHLMGKYRISGVPIVNNEEEQKLVGIITNRDLRFIQDYSLIIDEVMTKEQLVTAPVGTTLEDAEKILQQYKIEKLPIVDENGILKGLITIKDIEKVIEFPNAAKDQHGRLLVGAAVGVTKDTMMRVEKLVKAHVDIIVIDTAHGHSQGVMDTVKSIREAYPDLDIVAGNVATGEATRALFEAGADVVKVGIGPGSICTTRVVAGVGVPQITAVYDCATEARKVGKTIIADGGIKFSGDIIKALAAGGHVVMLGSLLAGTTESPGETEIFQGRRFKVYRGMGSIGAMEKGSKDRYFQEDAKKLVPEGIEGRLPYKGPLSDTVHQLLGGVRAGMGYCGTKDLQDLRENAQFIRMTGAGLRESHPHDVQITKEAPNYSIS